From the genome of Primulina eburnea isolate SZY01 chromosome 12, ASM2296580v1, whole genome shotgun sequence, one region includes:
- the LOC140806713 gene encoding uncharacterized protein, whose translation MCEAAYDNYTENPEAFMEFLEEAEKPLYNGCKRYTKLSAIVKLYNTKAKHGMSDALFSDLLMDFGDMLPDNHNLPTKMYDVKKTLSCLALSHEKIHACSNDCILYRKQYKDCVNCTKCGLSRWKLSKKNVEKKGVPAKVLWYFSPIPRFKRMFKSLYTSKNLTWHAETTGVPGQLRHPADSPSWKLVDHMWPDFESEPRNLRLALAADGINPYSNLSSRYSCWPIMLVTYNLPPNMCMKRKFIMLTMLISGPKQPGNDIDVYLDVLVEDLQRLWDGVDGVYDAYRRQFCTLKAVLLWTINDFPVYGNLSGCTTHGYYACPVCKEDTCAKHLENGKKMSFVGHRRFLPRFHPYRRQMKEFDGMEEHGESSTPLSGVSLFDKLSEIRCVFGKKISVKGKKRKNAKDNNLEDSKEEKDFGSTDFRKCWKKKSIFFNLPYWKHLHVRHCLDVMHIEKNVFESLVNTLMNVKGKTKENVAARLDMVQMGVRPELAPKFGEKRTYLPPATCSFTKKEKLQVCQSIMDIKVPEGFSSNLKNLVSLSKLKLIGLKSHDCHVLMQHFLPILIHDALPKHVRYAIIRLCFFFKDICCKVIDVAKLDKLQSDLVVTLCLLEQYFPPSFFDVMLHLTVHLVREVRLCGPVYFRWMYPFERSMKVLKSYVGSRKHPEGCIVQRYSAEEAIEFCSEYLNDLDPIGLPQSNLDPKSNIVACKTPIVVPQVDLQQAHLTVLENTEEVSPYVIEHKYFLKSMFPKKEKDERWIQDAHNKKFIDWFRAKVDAEIDSCNGGTTSTLTWLAHGPRGQVIKYSSYVINGNLYQTKARDDERVCQNSGVSLVATTMLVCSAKDKNPLMTDVTFYGVIEEIWELDYHQFQVPLFKCAWVANDKGVINNDECGFTLVNMNKIGHKNDSFVLASQVNQVFYIDDPLQKGWSIVLPVPNRCYEGDDDGWTSIPDSRPIDDVNTHCIPAHESYFRSETEGGWETNKKK comes from the exons ATGTGTGAGGCAGCATATGATAACTATACAGAAAATCCAGAAGCGTTTATGGAATTTTTGGAGGAAGCAGAGAAACCTTTGTATAATGGATGTAAGCGTTACACAAAGTTGAGTGCAATTGTGAAACTATACAACACCAAAGCAAAGCATGGGATGAGTGACGCTCTATTTTCCGATCTACTAATGGATTTTGGGGATATGCTACCAGATAATCACAACCTGCCAACCAAAATGTATGATGTAAAAAAGACATTGAGTTGTTTGGCGTTGAGTCATGAAAAGATTCATGCTTGTTCCAATGATTGCATTCTTTATAGGAAACAATATAAAGATTGCGTAAACTGCACTAAATGTGGCTTGTCACGGTGGAAGCTAAGCAAGAAGAACGTTGAGAAGAAAGGTGTTCCTGCAAAGGTGTTGTGGTATTTCTCTCCCATACCAAGATTTAAGCGCATGTTTAAATCTCTATATACCTCCAAAAATTTAACATGGCATGCAGAAACCACAGGAGTTCCCGGTCAGTTGCGTCATCCAGCTGATTCACCATCTTGGAAGTTGGTGGATCATATGTGGCCCGACTTCGAAAGTGAACCAAGAAATCTTCGCCTTGCACTTGCAGCTGATGGCATTAATCCTTATAGCAACCTTAGTAGTCGGTACAGTTGCTGGCCAATTATGTTGGTCACCTATAATCTGCCTCCAAACATGTGTATGAAGAGAAAATTCATCATGCTAACTATGCTCATTTCAGGGCCTAAACAGCCAGGAAACGATATAGATGTCTATCTTGATGTGTTAGTTGAAGATTTGCAACGACTGTGGGATGGAGTTGATGGTGTGTATGATGCTTATCGAAGACAATTTTGCACTCTTAAAGCAGTCTTACTATGGACCATCAATGACTTTCCAGTCTATGGTAACCTTAGTGGATGTACTACACATGGTTATTATGCATGCCCAGTATGCAAAGAAGATACTTGTGCAAAGCATTTGGAAAATGGGAAGAAAATGTCATTTGTTGGTCATAGACGATTCCTACCACGGTTTCATCCATATCGGAGGCAAATGAAAGAGTTCGATGGTATGGAAGAACATGGAGAATCATCTACACCATTATCTGGAGTTTCTTTATTTGACAAACTTTCTGAAATAAGATGTGTTTTTGGAAAGAAGATTAGTGTGAAAGGTAAAAAGAGAAAGAATGCAAAGGACAATAATTTGGAAGATAGTAAAGAAGAAAAAGATTTTGGATCAACAGATTTCAGAAAATGTTGGAAGaagaaatcaatttttttcaATCTTCCTTATTGGAAACACCTGCATGTTAGGCATTGTCTCGATGTGATGCACATAGAGAAAAATGTCTTCGAATCTCTCGTTAATACTTTGATGAATGTTAAAGGAAAAACCAAGGAAAATGTGGCAGCTAGGTTGGACATGGTTCAAATGGGAGTTAGGCCTGAATTGGCACCTAAATTTGGTGAAAAAAGAACATATCTTCCTCCTGCTACATGCTCATTCACAAAAAAAGAAAAGTTACAAGTTTGTCAGTCGATAATGGATATAAAAGTCCCAGAAGGTTTCTCATCGAACCTGAAAAATCTTGTGTCCTTGTCTAAGTTGAAATTGATTGGCTTGAAATCTCATGATTGTCATGTTCTAATGCAGCATTTCCTGCCAATACTCATACATGATGCATTACCAAAACATGTTAGATATGCTATTATAAGACTATGCTTCTTCTTCAAAGATATTTGTTGCAAGGTGATAGATGTAGCCAAGTTAGATAAGCTGCAATCTGACTTGGTTGTTACACTCTGCTTATTGGAGCAGTATTTCCCCCCTTCTTTCTTCGATGTCATGCTTCACTTAACAGTTCATCTTGTTCGAGAAGTTCGATTATGTGGACCAGTGTACTTCCGGTGGATGTACCCGTTCGAAAGATCCATGAAGGTGCTTAAGAGTTATGTAGGCAGTCGTAAACATCCTGAAGGTTGCATTGTGCAGAGATATTCAGCCGAAGAAGCAATTGAGTTTTGTTCGGAATACCTAAATGACCTTGATCCTATTGGGTTGCCTCAATCAAATCTTGATCCCAAATCAAACATTGTAGCCTGCAAAACACCAATTGTAGTGCCACAAGTTGACCTTCAACAAGCACATTTGACTGTGCTGGAAAATACAGAAGAAGTATCTCCATACGTTAT TGAACATAAATATTTCCTGAAGTCAATGTTTCCGAAAAAAGAGAAAGATGAAAGGTGGATACAAGATGCTCACAATAAGAAGTTCATTGACTGGTTTCGTGCAAAG GTGGATGCTGAAATAGATAGCTGCAATGGTGGAACGACATCAACATTGACATGGCTGGCTCATGGTCCACGTGGGCAAGTCATTAAGTATAGCAGTTACGTGATAAATGGCAATTTATACCAAACAAAAGCACGGGATGATGAGAGAGTTTGCCAAAACAGTGGGGTTTCTCTAGTTGCTACCACCATGCTTGTCTGTAGTGCCAAAGATAAGAATCCCTTGATGACTGATGTGACTTTCTATGGAGTGATTGAAGAAATATGGGAGTTGGACTATCATCAATTTCAAGTTCCTCTTTTCAAGTGTGCGTGGGTTGCAAATGACAAAGGAGTTATCAACAATGATGAATGTGGATTCACCTTGGTCAATATGAACAAAATAGGGCACAAGAATGACTCATTTGTCCTTGCAAGTCAAGTCAATCAAGTCTTTTATATTGATGACCCATTACAAAAAGGGTGGTCAATTGTACTCCCTGTGCCAAATCGATGTTACGAGGGAGATGATGATGGTTGGACTAGTATTCCTGATTCTCGACCAATTGATGATGTTAATACTCATTGTATTCCGGCTCATGAAAGTTACTTTAGATCAGAAACTGAGGGTGGCTGGGAAACGAACAAGAAAAAATGA
- the LOC140806712 gene encoding uncharacterized protein, whose product MGHLYKDLKKKDKADFFSFVDPGNIPTCPIGTDGRDLSQHIADQLEAVCRDSICFIPYNTGYHWILTIVNEDKNMVYLLDSTSNRIRDDTWKTIVTNGVKMYNASQGISKGPGYKILTGNMKQSGSVECGYCVMRYMKEIVDCDDPHLEKMFAGCIKNQYYTQSQYDEVRSEWSEFVYSHVGA is encoded by the exons ATGGG TCACCTTTACaaagatttgaagaaaaaagaCAAGGCTGATTTTTTTTCGTTTGTGGATCCCGGTAATATTCCTACATGCCCGATTGGCACAGATGGCCGTGACTTGTCACAACATATTGCTGACCAATTGGAAGCAGTGTGTAGAGATAGCATATGCTTCATCCCCTACAACACTGG GTATCATTGGATCTTGACAATCGTTAACGAAGATAAGAATATGGTATATTTATTGGATTCTACGTCTAACAGGATCCGAGATGATACATGGAAAACTATTGTGACAAA TGGGGTGAAGATGTACAATGCCTCTCAGGGTATTTCTAAAGGGCCAGGTTATAAAATATTGACG GGTAATATGAAACAAAGTGGTTCGGTTGAGTGTGGATATTGTGTCATGAGGTACATGAAAGAGATTGTCGATTGCGATGATCCACACTTGGAGAAGATG tttgcaGGATGCATCAAGAATCAATATTACACCCAAAGTCAATATGACGAGGTCAGAAGTGAATGGAGTGAATTTGTTTACTCCCATGTAGGTGCTTAG